Proteins found in one Gammaproteobacteria bacterium genomic segment:
- a CDS encoding BolA/IbaG family iron-sulfur metabolism protein, with protein MKIQTAIEEKINASLTPLYLEVLNESSNHNVPPGSESHFKVTVVSNEFDGKMLIARHRIINKLLAEELAGAIHALSIHSFTPDEWAEKNQQSPQSPPCLGGAKREQPN; from the coding sequence ATGAAGATTCAAACTGCTATTGAGGAAAAAATTAACGCCTCATTAACACCTCTATATCTGGAAGTGCTTAATGAAAGCAGCAATCATAATGTTCCGCCTGGTTCAGAGTCGCACTTCAAAGTGACAGTGGTGAGCAATGAATTTGATGGTAAAATGTTAATTGCGCGCCACCGTATTATTAATAAATTGCTAGCAGAAGAATTAGCAGGTGCTATCCATGCACTTTCAATACATTCATTTACCCCAGACGAATGGGCCGAAAAGAATCAGCAATCCCCTCAATCGCCCCCTTGCTTAGGCGGGGCTAAACGTGAACAACCAAACTAA
- a CDS encoding TatD family hydrolase translates to MSLFDFCFNFTSSKFRDKEEQFLQRAFAADVSHFLVAGSDQEDSHYAIELAERYQQGMYATAGVHPHLAKNWQDNTQDCLRTLAKSKRVKAIGEAGLDYNRNFSTHEQQRHAFRQQIELSIELQKPLFLHERDAHKEFFSILNEYKNDLGPTVVHCFTGEAQALENYLAMDLYIGITGWICDERRGGHLHSLVSMIPEDRLLIETDAPYLFPRTFQPRPKNMTNEPAYLPHIAEHIAYHRGDSFEQLCDYTMTNSLRFLSIDD, encoded by the coding sequence ATGTCGTTATTTGATTTTTGTTTTAACTTCACAAGCAGTAAATTTAGAGATAAGGAAGAACAATTCTTACAAAGAGCATTTGCTGCTGATGTTAGTCATTTCTTAGTCGCAGGCTCTGATCAAGAAGATAGTCACTACGCTATTGAACTCGCTGAACGCTATCAACAAGGTATGTATGCAACTGCTGGGGTTCATCCACACTTGGCAAAAAATTGGCAAGACAATACGCAAGACTGTTTACGCACATTAGCTAAAAGTAAGCGTGTTAAAGCCATTGGAGAAGCAGGCCTAGATTATAATCGCAATTTCTCAACTCACGAACAGCAGCGGCACGCATTTCGTCAACAAATAGAATTATCCATCGAACTGCAAAAACCACTGTTCTTACATGAACGCGATGCGCACAAAGAATTTTTCTCTATCCTTAATGAGTATAAAAATGACTTAGGTCCAACTGTCGTACATTGTTTTACTGGTGAAGCCCAAGCATTAGAAAATTACTTAGCCATGGATTTATACATTGGCATTACGGGTTGGATTTGCGATGAAAGGCGTGGTGGTCATTTGCATTCTCTAGTCAGCATGATACCTGAAGACCGTCTATTAATAGAAACAGATGCTCCTTATCTATTTCCACGCACATTTCAGCCTAGACCAAAAAATATGACCAATGAACCAGCATATCTTCCACATATCGCAGAGCATATCGCCTACCATCGTGGGGATAGCTTCGAACAACTTTGTGACTATACAATGACCAACTCGTTACGCTTTTTAAGCATTGACGATTAG
- a CDS encoding rhodanese-like domain-containing protein, translating into MINLNPIYINIAGYRFTPIEDIDDTLIQLKSLCANLDIKGSIYLASEGINIGVSGNILEIQTFRSQLNKDARFSNMRFHELYSLYHPYKKITVKTKTELVPIEDNTLKVGDFDHQYLPPLELKEWLDSGKDFILLDMRNEFEFELGTFDKAKQLNLRRFRKLQTKADEISKLPTDKPIVTFCTGGIRCEKAAPYLEKFGFDKVYQLEGGIIEYLRQTKGAHWHGNCFVFDDRVSINSDLAPEHFNLCTDCQLILKDSEVEFCTSCLSNHISQDVVI; encoded by the coding sequence ATGATAAATTTAAATCCAATATACATAAATATTGCTGGCTATCGCTTCACGCCAATTGAAGATATTGACGATACTCTAATTCAGCTAAAAAGCCTGTGTGCTAATTTAGACATCAAAGGCTCTATCTACCTGGCTAGCGAAGGTATAAATATTGGAGTATCAGGAAATATCCTGGAGATTCAAACTTTTCGCTCACAACTCAATAAAGATGCACGTTTCTCAAATATGAGATTTCATGAGCTGTATAGTCTGTACCATCCTTACAAAAAAATCACCGTAAAAACTAAAACTGAACTAGTTCCAATAGAAGACAATACACTGAAAGTTGGTGATTTTGATCATCAATATTTACCTCCATTAGAGCTTAAAGAATGGCTTGACAGTGGTAAAGATTTTATTTTACTTGATATGCGTAACGAATTTGAATTTGAGCTTGGCACCTTTGACAAGGCTAAGCAGTTAAATCTAAGGCGCTTTAGAAAATTGCAGACTAAAGCAGATGAAATTAGCAAACTACCAACAGATAAACCAATTGTTACTTTTTGCACAGGCGGCATTCGTTGTGAAAAGGCAGCACCTTATCTTGAGAAGTTTGGCTTCGATAAAGTCTACCAACTAGAAGGTGGAATCATAGAGTATTTACGCCAAACAAAAGGCGCTCACTGGCATGGCAACTGTTTCGTATTTGATGACCGCGTGTCAATCAACAGTGATCTAGCTCCTGAGCATTTTAATTTATGCACTGACTGCCAACTCATTCTTAAAGATTCAGAAGTTGAATTCTGCACCTCATGTTTAAGCAACCATATCTCACAAGATGTCGTTATTTGA
- the pepN gene encoding aminopeptidase N: MKEGNPKAIYLKDYHQPDYLINKVDLCFELFDEKTLVHAELHIHSNQSASNKKHLVLHGEQLKLIHVKIDDNQLSDQEFSVSPEELTIQNVPDQFVLSTLVEIDPAQNTALEGLYLSSGNYCTQCEAEGFRKITYYLDRPDVMAIFSVRIEADQSKIPVMLSNGNRISEGKLDNGRHFAQWHDPYPKPSYLFALVAGDLSCCSDEFTTKSGRNVSLEIYTESHNADKCDHAIASLKKAMQWDESTFNLEYDLDTYMIVAVDDFNMGAMENKGLNVFNSKCVLASPKTSTDADYMSIEAVIAHEYFHNWTGNRVTCRDWFQLSLKEGLTVFRDQEFTSDVTSRAVKRIQDVRYLRTYQFAEDDSPMAHPIRPSSYVEINNFYTLTVYEKGSEVVRMYQTLLGRDGFKKGLQRYFKKHDGQAVTTDDFAAAMAEANDFELGNFLNWYSQSGTPAINVSSVWDQDKQEYVVTFEQELPTNKMQSKPQPYLVPINTALYDANGKSMVLNVDGYTQSEMLTLRVSQTHQEIVFAGITEKPTPSFLQNFSAPVKLNFQYTAEDFVFLMANDTDTFNRWDAGQRFATEWLLDAIIAVKTDIKLPDAAQYIAALEVVLRDESIDSAFKAEMMVLPQESYLADFIQPIDVDAIYQARKQLQVNIATSLEKLLLDIYRQNSVSGDYQYNATDMGKRRLASICLSYLNSLEKYDYIQLSKAQFENTDNMTDSMAALEAVNDLNEPFRDEALAVFGERWKQDALVMDKWFSLQARSRKPGVLETIKKLLDHPSFSIKNPNKVRALISVFAMANPTAFHAKDGSGYTFLADKIIELNTINPQVASRLVKPLIDWKKYDVVRQDLMKQSLQRIKAVPDLSRDVFEIVDRGLEN; this comes from the coding sequence ATGAAAGAAGGCAATCCAAAAGCAATATACCTAAAAGATTATCACCAACCAGATTATTTAATTAATAAGGTCGATTTATGTTTTGAGCTCTTTGATGAAAAAACCTTAGTTCATGCAGAGTTGCATATACATTCCAATCAGAGTGCGTCTAACAAAAAACACTTAGTATTACATGGTGAACAGTTAAAGCTGATACATGTAAAGATCGATGATAATCAGCTATCAGATCAAGAATTTTCGGTAAGTCCAGAAGAGTTGACTATACAAAATGTTCCTGACCAATTTGTACTGTCTACATTGGTCGAGATAGATCCTGCTCAAAATACAGCCCTTGAAGGGCTGTATTTATCATCTGGCAACTACTGTACTCAATGTGAAGCAGAAGGATTCAGAAAAATCACCTATTACTTAGATCGTCCAGATGTAATGGCAATCTTTTCAGTTCGCATCGAAGCAGATCAGTCAAAAATACCTGTGATGCTCTCTAATGGAAATAGAATCTCCGAGGGTAAATTAGATAATGGGCGACATTTTGCCCAATGGCATGACCCATACCCAAAACCATCCTATCTGTTCGCATTAGTCGCTGGTGACTTGTCATGTTGTAGCGATGAGTTCACTACTAAAAGTGGTCGTAATGTGAGCTTAGAAATTTATACTGAATCTCACAATGCAGATAAATGCGATCATGCAATAGCCTCATTGAAGAAGGCAATGCAATGGGATGAAAGTACATTCAATCTTGAATATGACCTTGATACTTACATGATTGTTGCTGTTGATGATTTCAATATGGGCGCGATGGAAAACAAAGGCCTGAATGTATTTAATTCTAAGTGCGTGTTAGCTAGTCCAAAAACATCAACAGATGCTGATTACATGAGTATCGAAGCAGTGATAGCACATGAGTATTTTCATAACTGGACAGGTAATCGTGTCACTTGTCGAGATTGGTTTCAGTTGAGCTTGAAAGAAGGGTTAACTGTTTTTCGTGATCAAGAATTCACTTCAGATGTAACATCTAGAGCAGTTAAACGAATACAGGATGTAAGATATTTGCGTACTTATCAGTTTGCCGAAGATGATAGTCCTATGGCGCATCCAATTCGTCCGTCATCATATGTCGAAATAAACAATTTTTATACGCTCACTGTTTATGAAAAAGGCTCGGAAGTAGTAAGGATGTATCAAACATTACTTGGTAGAGATGGATTTAAAAAAGGGTTGCAGCGTTACTTTAAAAAGCATGATGGGCAAGCAGTAACTACTGACGATTTTGCAGCAGCGATGGCCGAAGCGAATGATTTTGAGTTAGGAAATTTTTTAAACTGGTATTCGCAAAGTGGTACACCAGCAATAAATGTTTCTAGTGTATGGGACCAAGATAAACAAGAGTATGTAGTTACATTTGAGCAAGAGTTACCAACAAATAAAATGCAATCTAAGCCACAGCCATATTTAGTTCCTATAAATACAGCATTATATGACGCAAATGGTAAATCTATGGTGTTGAATGTTGATGGTTATACGCAATCAGAAATGTTGACTTTGCGTGTTTCGCAAACACACCAAGAAATTGTGTTTGCAGGGATTACTGAAAAGCCAACCCCTTCTTTTTTGCAAAACTTTTCTGCGCCGGTGAAGTTAAATTTTCAATACACTGCAGAAGATTTCGTATTTTTAATGGCTAATGATACTGATACATTTAATCGTTGGGATGCAGGACAGCGATTTGCAACTGAGTGGTTGCTAGATGCGATTATTGCAGTGAAGACGGATATAAAACTTCCTGACGCAGCTCAATATATAGCAGCTCTTGAAGTGGTGCTTAGAGATGAAAGTATTGATTCTGCTTTTAAAGCTGAAATGATGGTATTGCCACAAGAGTCTTATTTGGCAGATTTTATACAGCCGATTGATGTTGATGCAATTTACCAGGCACGTAAGCAATTGCAGGTAAATATTGCAACATCTTTAGAAAAATTATTGCTAGATATTTATCGGCAGAATAGTGTCTCAGGTGACTATCAATATAATGCAACGGATATGGGCAAACGTCGTCTTGCATCAATTTGCTTGTCCTATCTTAATTCATTAGAGAAATATGATTATATTCAGTTGTCTAAAGCTCAATTTGAGAATACAGATAACATGACTGATTCCATGGCGGCTCTGGAGGCAGTGAATGACTTGAATGAGCCTTTTAGAGACGAAGCGTTAGCTGTATTTGGTGAACGCTGGAAACAGGATGCCTTGGTTATGGATAAATGGTTTTCTTTGCAAGCACGATCGCGAAAACCAGGTGTGTTAGAAACTATAAAGAAACTTCTTGATCATCCAAGTTTTTCAATTAAGAATCCAAATAAAGTGCGCGCATTGATTAGTGTATTTGCTATGGCGAATCCAACTGCTTTTCATGCTAAAGATGGCTCAGGGTATACATTCTTAGCGGATAAAATAATTGAACTGAATACAATCAACCCGCAAGTTGCCTCTCGTCTTGTAAAGCCTCTAATAGATTGGAAGAAATACGATGTTGTTCGCCAAGATCTAATGAAGCAATCACTTCAGCGTATTAAAGCTGTACCCGATCTATCAAGAGATGTATTTGAAATTGTTGATCGCGGGCTAGAAAATTGA
- a CDS encoding VPLPA-CTERM sorting domain-containing protein, whose product MKSIITHSLYILALCLSLSANAALIDFEDGMPGDIITNSTIDGATFSVTGQGNTSGNPRELILFNSDCTQNVDCTGGDNDLSFPGAGNILIISQDNNFNNPNDSASGGDIAIDFGINITSISLVTLDVGDSRGRNDGDNFLAAFFQGSEVARFDFLGDQGENNVQTAFLSGLFDSVVLHLEGSGGLVSVDFTAVPVPAALPLFITGLIGLFGLRKKALLK is encoded by the coding sequence ATGAAAAGTATCATAACTCACTCACTCTATATATTAGCTTTATGCTTAAGTCTTTCTGCTAATGCAGCTCTCATTGACTTCGAGGATGGCATGCCAGGGGACATAATCACAAATAGCACTATAGATGGTGCAACATTTAGCGTGACGGGCCAGGGTAATACTAGTGGAAATCCTAGAGAACTTATTCTATTCAATTCAGACTGTACTCAAAATGTTGACTGTACAGGCGGAGATAATGATTTATCATTTCCAGGCGCTGGCAATATCCTAATAATCAGCCAGGATAATAATTTCAATAATCCAAATGACTCTGCTTCTGGCGGTGATATCGCTATTGATTTTGGTATAAACATCACATCTATCAGCCTTGTGACGCTTGATGTTGGAGATAGCCGAGGACGGAATGATGGTGATAATTTCCTTGCTGCATTTTTCCAAGGAAGTGAAGTAGCTCGATTTGATTTCTTAGGTGACCAAGGCGAGAATAACGTACAAACAGCATTTTTATCTGGTCTATTTGATAGTGTCGTACTCCACCTAGAAGGAAGCGGTGGACTAGTTAGTGTAGATTTTACAGCAGTGCCGGTACCCGCCGCTCTACCATTATTTATAACAGGCCTAATTGGCCTATTTGGTTTGCGTAAAAAAGCGTTGCTTAAATAA
- a CDS encoding AbgT family transporter, with protein MSDMLQKSWLTKIERLGNRLPDPAYLFIIGTVFILVCAEAAVWFNLQIEKPSAGGSSQLLQARSVISAEGVWWWLSTLVKNFIEFPPLGIVLVGMLGIGLAERCGLLPALIVMAGNAVREKYLVPAIIFIGIMSSMALDAGYVVLPPIAAILFMAAGRSPVLGIVASFAGVSAGFGANLFVTSIDPLLAGFTETSAQFLDANYKVAVTSNWWFMIASTIVLTFTGWLVTTKWVAPRVANIPYQNPSAIQDSTIVCDSNKSALIWSGSAFVLLILLILLAVKIPGAPLYGNGNRFPRWVEVTVPLLFFVFVIPGIVFGLKAKTIQNSKQFAKYMGDTIADLGPYIVLAFFAAQFIAVFKYTHLGEMLALAGGGWLASLHLDVGVLLFAFVLLACLANLLIGSMSAKYAFMAPVFVPMLMQVGIAPELTQVAYRIGDSVTNVITPLNPYMIIVLAMLQKYHRDAGIGTLISLTLPYSIGFFIAWVVLLITWVVFKIPLGPGFVY; from the coding sequence ATGTCTGATATGTTACAAAAAAGCTGGTTAACAAAAATAGAACGGTTAGGTAATCGATTACCTGATCCCGCGTATTTATTTATTATTGGCACGGTATTTATTCTTGTATGTGCGGAAGCTGCTGTTTGGTTCAATTTGCAGATTGAGAAGCCGAGTGCAGGTGGCTCATCTCAGTTATTGCAAGCGCGTTCAGTAATTAGTGCAGAGGGTGTTTGGTGGTGGTTAAGCACTTTAGTTAAAAATTTTATTGAGTTCCCACCGCTAGGAATTGTATTAGTAGGTATGCTTGGCATAGGGCTTGCTGAACGGTGTGGATTGTTACCCGCATTAATTGTTATGGCTGGAAATGCGGTTAGGGAAAAGTATCTAGTTCCAGCAATTATATTTATAGGCATCATGTCATCGATGGCTTTAGATGCTGGTTATGTTGTTTTACCACCTATCGCAGCAATTTTATTTATGGCGGCAGGACGCTCTCCTGTTTTGGGGATAGTGGCAAGTTTTGCAGGTGTATCAGCAGGGTTTGGTGCTAACTTATTTGTTACTAGTATTGATCCACTCCTTGCTGGATTTACTGAAACGTCAGCACAGTTTTTAGATGCTAACTATAAAGTCGCAGTGACAAGTAATTGGTGGTTTATGATTGCATCAACTATTGTACTTACTTTTACGGGATGGTTAGTGACGACTAAGTGGGTTGCACCTCGGGTTGCAAACATTCCATATCAAAACCCTTCTGCAATTCAGGACAGTACTATAGTCTGCGATTCAAATAAAAGTGCGCTTATTTGGTCGGGTAGCGCATTTGTATTATTAATTTTACTTATTTTACTAGCAGTAAAAATTCCAGGGGCACCTTTATATGGAAATGGAAACCGATTCCCTCGCTGGGTTGAAGTAACCGTTCCCTTGTTATTTTTCGTTTTTGTCATTCCAGGAATTGTTTTTGGGCTGAAGGCAAAAACAATTCAAAATAGTAAGCAGTTTGCTAAATATATGGGCGATACTATTGCTGATTTAGGTCCGTATATTGTGTTGGCATTTTTCGCAGCACAATTTATAGCAGTATTTAAATACACTCACTTAGGAGAAATGCTTGCGTTGGCTGGAGGAGGCTGGCTGGCTTCTCTGCACTTAGATGTAGGTGTGTTGTTGTTTGCTTTTGTGCTTTTGGCTTGCTTAGCCAATCTTTTAATTGGTTCCATGTCGGCGAAATACGCATTTATGGCGCCCGTGTTTGTACCCATGTTAATGCAAGTTGGTATTGCGCCTGAGTTAACGCAAGTGGCATATCGTATCGGTGATTCAGTGACGAATGTAATCACGCCATTAAATCCTTACATGATTATTGTATTAGCAATGTTGCAAAAATATCATCGTGATGCAGGAATTGGCACTTTAATTAGCCTTACTTTGCCTTACAGTATTGGGTTTTTTATTGCTTGGGTGGTGTTATTGATCACCTGGGTAGTATTTAAAATACCGTTGGGCCCAGGTTTCGTTTACTAA
- the fabA gene encoding bifunctional 3-hydroxydecanoyl-ACP dehydratase/trans-2-decenoyl-ACP isomerase produces MTRPSSFSFEDLISCGKGEMFGPGNAQLPTPNMLMADRITTINKDGGNYKKGKIIAELDIKPNLWFFDCHFPGDPVMPGCLGLDAMWQLVGFYLAWRDNPGRGRALGVGEVKFSGQVLPTASKVTYEIDIKRMITRGVALGIAEGVMSVDGREIYHAKDLRVGLFTSTEDF; encoded by the coding sequence ATGACTCGACCCTCTAGTTTCAGTTTCGAAGACCTTATCTCTTGTGGCAAAGGTGAAATGTTTGGCCCTGGCAATGCGCAACTTCCAACGCCTAATATGTTGATGGCAGACCGTATCACTACCATTAACAAAGATGGTGGCAACTATAAAAAAGGCAAAATCATTGCCGAACTAGATATCAAACCAAATTTATGGTTCTTCGACTGCCACTTCCCAGGAGATCCAGTCATGCCTGGTTGTTTAGGTCTTGATGCAATGTGGCAACTTGTTGGATTTTATTTAGCCTGGCGCGATAATCCAGGCAGAGGGCGAGCACTTGGCGTTGGTGAAGTCAAATTTAGCGGACAAGTACTACCTACCGCTAGCAAAGTGACTTATGAAATTGATATCAAAAGAATGATTACTCGCGGCGTTGCATTAGGAATAGCTGAAGGTGTTATGTCTGTTGATGGTCGCGAGATATATCACGCAAAAGATTTACGTGTTGGCTTATTTACTTCTACTGAGGATTTTTAA
- a CDS encoding MerR family transcriptional regulator, with the protein METNVTNPQHPIQVVSRRTGLTADVIRAWERRYQAVTPQRAANSRRLYSDLDVEKLSLLRRATSAGRRIGDIANQSIEELYSLVENDESAAAKARNIPSERPNTGSVMEHFEECLDAINQMHPSALKATLVKAANTLGIPFLLEDLLRPLIAFIRDECRRGNMRLSQERMATSMIRSYMCTLTASENEYDSNYNLIVTTPMGQQYDLIALRMAVAANSYGWNSIYLGTELAADEIIYACAHTHASAVALGIARPADDPHLPNILRQIKASLSGKTTLIVCGTAVSGYTEVIEEVNAVVVQTMGELRLELDRLKRPIAAFLENE; encoded by the coding sequence ATGGAGACTAATGTCACAAATCCCCAGCATCCAATACAGGTGGTTTCAAGGCGCACAGGCCTAACAGCGGATGTAATACGTGCATGGGAAAGACGTTATCAAGCAGTTACTCCCCAGCGCGCTGCTAATAGCCGCCGTTTGTATTCAGATCTTGATGTCGAGAAGCTTAGTTTGTTGAGACGAGCGACTTCTGCAGGTCGGCGCATAGGCGATATTGCCAATCAGAGCATTGAAGAACTTTACTCATTGGTGGAAAACGACGAATCAGCCGCAGCTAAAGCTCGTAACATTCCTTCTGAACGACCAAACACGGGTTCCGTAATGGAACACTTTGAAGAATGCCTCGATGCGATTAATCAGATGCACCCCAGCGCATTAAAAGCAACTCTCGTTAAAGCTGCAAATACATTGGGTATTCCTTTTTTATTAGAAGATTTGCTACGACCGTTAATTGCCTTCATAAGAGATGAATGCCGACGCGGTAATATGCGTCTGTCACAAGAAAGAATGGCCACATCAATGATTCGTTCATACATGTGCACGTTAACGGCTTCTGAAAACGAATATGATTCTAATTATAATTTAATTGTGACCACACCAATGGGACAGCAATATGACTTGATTGCACTGCGCATGGCAGTCGCTGCTAATTCTTATGGGTGGAATTCGATTTACTTAGGCACAGAGTTAGCGGCTGACGAAATTATTTATGCCTGCGCACATACACATGCGTCTGCAGTGGCCTTAGGTATTGCAAGACCAGCAGATGATCCTCATTTACCTAATATATTACGCCAAATCAAAGCGTCCTTATCTGGAAAAACCACATTGATTGTATGCGGTACTGCTGTATCAGGTTACACTGAGGTAATTGAAGAGGTTAATGCAGTAGTTGTACAAACCATGGGAGAATTACGACTTGAATTAGATCGTTTAAAACGCCCAATAGCTGCATTCCTTGAAAATGAATAA
- a CDS encoding fatty acid desaturase gives MKKFLINVRYFLAPLLILAALFGVLAGGPWVWTGVALLGVGIIIDTLTKAQTPGAGFDEDGELYGIPALHNGVMYGMLGVFICLQIVLAWRIFQYMTGVPIAPSTLLGMSIQDGITGAQLIGATISTGIFAGIGIIYGHELAHTKGFSFVIARWMMALSGKAHFCYAHVYNHHLELGHVDDPATSPRGRSLYKHYPLSGIGQSKFLFVMEKQRLERLGVPFLSWQNRWIRGYFMALPTVFLFWFVGGWVGIGCLAIVWLISNFELEALNYLEHYGLIREKGQPIDYRHSWDNSTAFTSWFFIEIGRQGDHHDRGETHFWELDEVGSPNCGRGYFTLFALALLPPIWHKYMNEQMNKWDDEMASEGERKVAAKINQIAGYA, from the coding sequence ATGAAGAAATTTTTAATCAACGTGCGCTATTTTTTAGCTCCGTTGCTAATACTGGCAGCATTGTTTGGCGTGCTAGCTGGCGGTCCATGGGTATGGACGGGCGTAGCATTATTGGGTGTTGGGATTATTATTGACACATTAACCAAAGCACAAACCCCGGGTGCGGGTTTTGATGAAGACGGCGAACTGTATGGTATTCCTGCCTTACACAATGGTGTGATGTACGGCATGCTAGGCGTGTTTATCTGTTTACAGATAGTGTTGGCCTGGCGCATATTCCAGTACATGACAGGTGTTCCAATTGCTCCGTCAACGCTTCTAGGCATGTCTATTCAAGATGGCATTACAGGCGCACAGCTAATTGGTGCAACAATTTCAACAGGAATATTTGCCGGCATCGGCATTATCTATGGTCATGAGTTAGCGCATACGAAAGGCTTCAGCTTTGTAATAGCGCGTTGGATGATGGCGTTATCAGGCAAGGCACACTTCTGCTACGCCCACGTATACAACCATCATTTAGAGCTTGGTCATGTCGATGATCCAGCGACATCACCACGTGGAAGAAGCTTGTACAAGCATTATCCATTATCTGGGATTGGGCAAAGTAAATTTTTATTCGTGATGGAGAAGCAACGTCTAGAGAGACTGGGAGTGCCATTCTTATCATGGCAGAACCGATGGATACGCGGATACTTCATGGCATTGCCAACAGTATTTTTGTTCTGGTTTGTCGGCGGCTGGGTTGGCATAGGCTGTTTAGCGATTGTGTGGTTAATTTCTAACTTTGAGTTAGAAGCATTGAACTACCTGGAGCACTACGGTTTAATTCGCGAGAAAGGGCAACCGATTGATTACCGTCATAGCTGGGATAACAGCACGGCATTCACGAGTTGGTTCTTTATCGAGATTGGACGTCAAGGAGATCACCATGACCGTGGAGAGACCCACTTTTGGGAGTTAGACGAAGTGGGATCACCGAACTGCGGACGTGGCTATTTCACGTTATTTGCATTGGCATTGTTACCGCCAATATGGCATAAGTACATGAATGAGCAGATGAACAAGTGGGATGATGAAATGGCCTCAGAAGGCGAGCGTAAGGTCGCGGCCAAGATTAATCAGATCGCTGGCTACGCTTAA
- the dinB gene encoding DNA polymerase IV, with the protein MSNRSIIHIDMDAFYASVEQRDFPEFRGKPVVVGGDPDLRGVVATCSYEARKFGIHSAMPSAIAKRKCPQAIFVRPRFEVYRQVSVQIQDILKKYTEIIEPLALDEAFLDVTDQIASAGSSMLIAKDIRHRINRETQLIASAGVSYNKFLAKIASDRGKPDGLFYISPKEGPSFVKKLDIREFYGVGPATEEKMQGMGIYTGADLATWELEALQPIFGKSAQYYYNASHGIDTRAVEADRLRKSIGTEDTFEVDLHFHDEMLKVLENQSMEIEQELKKFGGLGKTVTIKVKFSDFTQVTRSHSSKAGFRDAKSIIGVVPALLESATNKNLPVRLLGVSISNLVLDSEAIGDDQMPLL; encoded by the coding sequence ATGTCCAATCGAAGCATTATCCACATAGATATGGATGCCTTCTACGCATCAGTAGAGCAACGAGATTTTCCAGAATTTAGAGGAAAACCAGTGGTTGTCGGGGGTGATCCAGACCTGCGAGGAGTAGTGGCAACTTGTAGCTATGAAGCACGAAAATTTGGCATTCATTCAGCAATGCCATCTGCGATTGCGAAACGTAAGTGTCCACAAGCAATTTTTGTCCGACCCAGATTTGAAGTATACCGACAGGTGTCGGTACAAATTCAAGACATTCTAAAAAAATATACTGAAATTATTGAACCATTGGCTTTAGATGAAGCATTTCTAGACGTTACTGACCAAATCGCAAGTGCAGGTTCAAGCATGCTGATTGCAAAAGATATACGCCATCGCATTAACAGAGAAACTCAACTAATCGCCTCTGCGGGTGTGTCCTACAATAAGTTTCTAGCTAAAATAGCATCAGATCGAGGTAAGCCCGATGGCTTATTCTACATCTCCCCTAAAGAAGGCCCTTCGTTTGTGAAAAAGCTTGATATTCGTGAATTTTATGGTGTGGGTCCCGCTACTGAAGAAAAAATGCAGGGAATGGGGATCTACACAGGAGCCGATTTGGCAACTTGGGAACTTGAAGCACTGCAGCCTATCTTTGGTAAATCTGCTCAATATTATTACAACGCTTCGCATGGCATTGATACTAGAGCAGTCGAAGCTGACCGTTTGAGAAAGTCGATCGGTACCGAAGATACATTTGAAGTAGATTTACATTTCCATGATGAAATGCTGAAAGTGTTGGAAAATCAAAGCATGGAAATAGAACAAGAATTAAAGAAATTTGGTGGCCTGGGCAAAACTGTGACAATTAAGGTGAAGTTTTCAGATTTCACTCAAGTAACTCGTAGTCATTCTAGTAAAGCAGGATTTCGAGATGCCAAATCTATTATTGGTGTTGTTCCAGCACTATTAGAAAGCGCGACAAATAAGAACTTACCAGTACGATTGTTGGGCGTTTCAATATCGAATTTGGTGCTCGATTCTGAGGCTATTGGAGATGATCAGATGCCCTTATTATGA